Below is a genomic region from Terriglobales bacterium.
GGGCCAGCGCCACCGTCAGATCGGAGGCCATGTTGGGATTGGTGATGGGCCGCAGCGACTCCGCGATGCGCCCCACTTCCCGGGCCCGCTCCGCCACCTGGAGAGGCACGCTGGTGGCGGTTTTCAGCGCATCGCGCACGGCGCCGTTGGAGCCGGCGGCATCCTTGGCCTGCTTGTAGGCCGCGACCACGCTCTTGTAGGCCTCGGCGTCGGCGTCGATCGCCGCCTTCAATTCCTCCCGCAGTTGCGCCAAGCGGGCCAGGGCCTCGCTCAGTTGGCGCTCGTACTGCACATAATTCTTCTTGCCGCGCGACATCCCGGCCACCATAGCCGTCAGTCCCGCCGCCATGGCCGCCGCCGCCGCGGAAGCCGAGCCGCCGCCGGGAGTGCTGATGGGCGCGGCCAGTTGCTCGACGAAGGGCTCCACCCCGGCCCGCAGGCCGCCCACCGCCATCTTGCCGCTCATCACCGCCGCCAGCCGGTTCTCCAAAATCAGCGAGGAATCGAAGTTCTCGATCTGCAGGAACCACTCCGAGGCCGCCTCCAGCGCCTTCTTGGGGATCAGCCCCACGATCTCGCTGAAGGCGGGCAGCACCCCGTAGCGCGCGGCCTCGCGCTTCACCACCTCGAAGACGCGCGCGATCGGGGTTTGCTCGAAGTCGGTGAGGTTCATGGAGACCTGGGCCAGGCCGCGCACCGGGAAGCCCGCCGCCTTCACG
It encodes:
- the ftcD gene encoding glutamate formimidoyltransferase: REMDADHNRCVITLVGPREAIGEAALRGVGKAAELIDLTQHQGAHPRMGAADVVPFIPIEGVTIEDCVQLARQVGEEIWKRYQIPVYLYEAAAATPERQNLENIRRGQFEGLREEVKTNPARRPDFGEPRLHPTAGATVVGARKFLIAYNIYLNTPDVEVAKKVAKAIRYSNGGLRYVKAAGFPVRGLAQVSMNLTDFEQTPIARVFEVVKREAARYGVLPAFSEIVGLIPKKALEAASEWFLQIENFDSSLILENRLAAVMSGKMAVGGLRAGVEPFVEQLAAPISTPGGGSASAAAAAMAAGLTAMVAGMSRGKKNYVQYERQLSEALARLAQLREELKAAIDADAEAYKSVVAAYKQAKDAAGSNGAVRDALKTATSVPLQVAERAREVGRIAESLRPITNPNMASDLTVALALARAAVEGALANVEINLTSLEDEAFAREVRGRAGALKI